In Nitrospira sp., one genomic interval encodes:
- a CDS encoding efflux RND transporter periplasmic adaptor subunit has translation MSRRGWIGPSLLLLTVVAVGVGLAAWKYGAIQDNAAASANQPEPMEVVTLAVARAVDHQQTATSIGTVLALRSITLQNELAGTVSQVRLTPGQIVEAGTVLVALDVSVEEADLRAQQAQAVLARTILDRRRALTQDLAAAQEEVDRARADLDVAQAQIARTKALIARKTIRAPFRARVGLADIHPGQYLNEGTQLTTLQGVDEAVHVDFAVPQHVAAGLQLGSLVDVYPAGESAPLSAKIIALDSRIDPTTRNAMVRAKIEHSPSMPAPGSAVRIKVRVGLPRKAVAIPVNALRKGPGGDQVFVVEPDGSGKTRAHVRQVESGAMLGDEIIVHVGLTAGEQVAASGAFKLRDGVLVAAAGGAEPAVESAQPPNGL, from the coding sequence ATGAGTCGTCGTGGGTGGATCGGACCGTCGTTGCTGCTGCTGACGGTGGTCGCAGTCGGTGTGGGGTTGGCCGCATGGAAGTATGGCGCGATTCAAGACAATGCCGCCGCCTCGGCCAATCAACCGGAGCCGATGGAGGTAGTGACGCTGGCCGTAGCTCGCGCCGTGGACCATCAACAGACCGCCACCTCGATTGGGACGGTCTTGGCGCTCCGCTCCATCACGTTACAGAACGAGCTGGCCGGGACCGTGAGCCAGGTGCGGTTGACCCCTGGCCAGATTGTGGAGGCTGGAACGGTGTTGGTGGCGCTCGATGTCTCCGTGGAGGAGGCAGACCTGCGGGCGCAGCAAGCCCAAGCCGTGCTGGCGCGGACGATCCTGGATCGCCGCCGAGCCCTGACGCAGGACCTGGCCGCAGCGCAGGAGGAGGTCGATCGCGCCCGGGCGGATCTCGACGTGGCACAGGCCCAAATCGCACGCACCAAGGCGCTGATCGCCCGTAAGACCATTCGCGCCCCGTTCCGCGCCCGTGTCGGCTTGGCCGATATCCACCCGGGACAATATCTGAACGAAGGCACCCAGCTGACGACGCTCCAGGGGGTCGACGAGGCGGTGCATGTGGACTTCGCCGTGCCGCAGCATGTGGCCGCCGGGTTGCAGCTCGGCTCGCTCGTCGATGTGTACCCTGCCGGAGAGTCGGCGCCCCTGTCGGCCAAGATCATCGCGCTGGATTCCCGCATCGATCCCACGACCCGCAACGCCATGGTGCGCGCCAAGATCGAGCACTCTCCATCGATGCCGGCTCCCGGGTCGGCGGTCCGAATCAAGGTTCGTGTCGGTCTGCCGCGCAAGGCCGTGGCCATTCCGGTGAATGCGCTGCGGAAGGGGCCAGGCGGAGATCAGGTGTTCGTCGTCGAACCGGACGGCAGCGGCAAGACGCGCGCGCATGTGCGCCAGGTGGAAAGCGGTGCGATGCTGGGAGATGAGATTATCGTCCATGTGGGACTGACCGCCGGGGAACAGGTGGCGGCCTCGGGTGCCTTCAAGCTGCGCGACGGGGTTCTGGTGGCGGCCGCCGGTGGGGCGGAACCGGCGGTTGAATCGGCTCAGCCGCCGAACGGACTGTGA